The Cryomorphaceae bacterium genome contains a region encoding:
- a CDS encoding T9SS C-terminal target domain-containing protein, translating into MCTFIELIPGFVGFWKPASAHTVSEHIQINTDMIRQVLVIFFFSGWIFSTYSQDLLPHIGVSSQPEWNDTICEPPVYDGSFHEVGLFVGDVAPDFTLYNTLGEERQLSQMLASGKHVMIVNGSYTCWRFRDEIPTINTITELFEDQMETFVVYTVEAHPHIDLSPYSGTLSTGARNFQDSVLLRQPTTYGERLQNIQFMTERDPVVPEILLDGTCNEWWLNYGTAANHAYLIDPNGVIQIRHTWFNQPPLDIQCELTEYFELPSPGCAEIGTFGSFEIEVDEEQGTFQEGIAGHTLIVPVTIRNLSETDFVFTEIMRESVNTPQAWLTALCVDICLSPGVNETTAAIAPGESQSFTFYFFTDHEPGEGSAVVRFKNATNALNTEWVTFSVSTQSDETITSLELVNEPQIRLYPNPASHWLRVDGLGYDNTPWQIFNSAGRLTDEGYFHTGENNVSVAHLQKGVYVIRIGAYPAQVLRFVKH; encoded by the coding sequence TTGTGCACCTTTATTGAGTTAATACCGGGCTTTGTCGGTTTTTGGAAACCAGCTAGCGCCCACACCGTATCAGAGCATATTCAAATCAATACAGACATGATACGCCAAGTTCTTGTGATTTTCTTTTTTTCAGGATGGATTTTTTCGACCTACAGTCAGGATTTACTTCCCCATATAGGAGTGTCATCTCAACCAGAATGGAATGACACAATTTGTGAACCTCCGGTATATGATGGCAGCTTTCATGAAGTGGGGTTGTTTGTTGGTGATGTGGCACCTGATTTCACTCTTTACAATACCCTCGGTGAAGAGCGTCAGTTATCGCAGATGCTTGCTTCGGGTAAACACGTGATGATCGTGAACGGAAGCTATACCTGTTGGAGATTTCGCGATGAAATTCCTACCATAAACACCATTACAGAGCTTTTTGAGGACCAAATGGAGACATTCGTTGTTTATACAGTTGAGGCCCATCCTCATATCGATCTATCACCCTATTCCGGCACATTGTCCACCGGAGCTCGCAATTTTCAAGACAGCGTATTGCTGCGCCAGCCCACTACCTATGGTGAGCGTCTTCAGAATATTCAGTTTATGACAGAGCGAGACCCTGTTGTTCCTGAGATATTGTTGGATGGAACATGTAATGAGTGGTGGCTCAATTATGGAACAGCTGCTAATCATGCCTATCTTATTGACCCAAATGGTGTGATACAGATACGGCATACATGGTTTAATCAGCCACCCCTGGATATTCAGTGTGAACTCACAGAATATTTTGAGCTCCCGTCTCCGGGTTGTGCCGAGATTGGAACATTTGGATCTTTTGAGATTGAGGTGGATGAAGAACAGGGTACTTTTCAAGAAGGTATTGCCGGACATACGTTAATAGTGCCAGTTACCATTCGGAATTTGTCTGAAACGGATTTTGTCTTTACGGAGATTATGCGTGAATCTGTTAACACTCCTCAAGCATGGCTAACCGCTTTGTGTGTTGATATTTGTTTGTCGCCTGGAGTGAACGAAACAACTGCAGCCATTGCACCTGGCGAATCACAATCGTTTACCTTTTACTTTTTTACGGACCATGAACCCGGCGAAGGGTCTGCGGTGGTGCGGTTCAAGAATGCAACGAACGCTTTAAACACAGAATGGGTAACCTTTTCAGTAAGTACCCAAAGCGACGAAACCATTACAAGCCTGGAGTTGGTAAATGAGCCGCAAATCCGATTGTATCCCAATCCCGCTTCACACTGGCTGAGGGTTGATGGTCTCGGTTATGACAACACACCGTGGCAGATTTTTAATTCAGCGGGTCGTCTCACTGATGAGGGCTACTTTCACACAGGTGAAAACAATGTGTCGGTTGCGCACCTTCAAAAAGGAGTGTACGTGATAAGAATAGGTGCTTACCCTGCACAGGTGTTGAGATTTGTGAAGCACTGA
- a CDS encoding tetratricopeptide repeat protein has product MCGCNFSAASQVQPERKSSKRTEPMTLLRFLLLTLLLLAADNHFLQAQAVVEQDTEDKKAGIIPIRMANARQMFLDRNVRGALNEYRVVLEAVPDHAAATFRIGECHYALKNYDLAKKYLQTALELDADVHKEIHYWLGMTHHRLAELDEAIEHFRTFRATTGRANNYYYDVDTYIEQCQFAKMMMQQPRNVKISNMGRQINSRFDDYTPSITADGSRLFFTSRRPDVKGGGIDRRGDYKYFENIFFAELDRKTGEWTAAQQVPGKLNTTSYDAVLSVAPDGKSMFVYKNDASSAGNIHFSRLDEETGEWSEAQKLGRPINTSYFESSVSVTADGKYLYFISERPGGEGQGDIYVAESRGDNRWGKPRNLGPLVNTPGDEKFVFVHPNGKHLFFASNGHQTMGSYDIFRCELVDGEPKRPINLGYPINTVNEESTFSLTADNQTMYIAAEYEGSLGERDIFKVDLSEFNILQEEVVSQVYLQGTVTNADNDRPMRDAAVMLFDSKGRSLFDTRTDRRGEFEFKVLRGEVYEVRVEVDGFRPLTEKVDLDNIDQSRLVVRRTFGLR; this is encoded by the coding sequence ATGTGTGGGTGCAACTTTAGCGCTGCATCGCAAGTACAACCTGAACGAAAATCTTCAAAACGCACTGAACCCATGACCCTCTTACGCTTCCTACTCCTCACTCTTCTACTCTTAGCCGCCGACAACCATTTTTTGCAAGCCCAGGCAGTGGTTGAGCAGGATACGGAAGACAAAAAAGCGGGCATCATTCCCATCCGCATGGCCAACGCACGGCAAATGTTTCTCGACAGGAATGTGCGCGGGGCATTGAACGAATACCGGGTGGTGCTCGAAGCCGTGCCCGATCACGCGGCTGCTACCTTTCGGATTGGCGAGTGTCATTACGCACTCAAAAACTACGATCTGGCCAAAAAGTATCTTCAAACAGCATTGGAACTCGACGCGGATGTGCACAAGGAAATCCACTACTGGCTGGGCATGACCCATCACCGGCTTGCCGAATTGGACGAAGCCATTGAGCATTTTCGCACTTTCAGGGCAACCACGGGCAGAGCCAACAACTATTACTACGATGTTGACACCTATATTGAGCAGTGTCAGTTTGCCAAGATGATGATGCAACAACCACGAAATGTGAAGATATCAAACATGGGGCGGCAAATTAACTCGCGTTTCGATGACTACACACCTTCTATTACCGCTGATGGTTCACGGTTATTTTTTACCTCACGCCGACCCGATGTAAAGGGAGGCGGTATTGACAGACGCGGTGACTACAAGTACTTTGAGAACATATTCTTTGCAGAGCTCGACAGGAAAACCGGCGAGTGGACGGCAGCCCAACAAGTACCCGGAAAACTCAACACCACCTCTTACGACGCTGTACTCTCAGTGGCTCCCGACGGCAAGAGCATGTTTGTGTACAAGAACGATGCTTCCAGTGCCGGAAACATTCATTTTTCCAGGCTTGACGAGGAAACCGGCGAATGGTCGGAAGCGCAGAAGCTAGGGCGCCCCATCAACACGTCTTATTTTGAAAGCTCGGTGAGCGTAACTGCCGACGGCAAGTACCTGTATTTTATCAGCGAGCGCCCCGGAGGCGAAGGACAGGGCGATATTTACGTGGCAGAAAGTCGTGGCGATAACCGATGGGGCAAACCCCGAAACCTCGGTCCCTTGGTAAATACACCCGGCGACGAAAAGTTTGTGTTTGTGCATCCCAACGGTAAGCACTTGTTCTTTGCCTCCAACGGCCACCAAACCATGGGGAGCTATGATATATTTAGATGCGAACTGGTGGACGGGGAACCTAAGCGTCCAATCAACCTGGGATATCCCATCAACACGGTAAACGAAGAATCTACTTTTAGCCTTACGGCCGACAATCAAACCATGTACATCGCTGCCGAGTACGAAGGCTCTCTGGGTGAGCGCGATATTTTCAAAGTTGATTTGAGCGAGTTCAACATTTTGCAGGAGGAGGTGGTATCTCAGGTGTATTTGCAGGGCACGGTAACCAACGCCGACAACGACCGCCCCATGCGCGACGCCGCCGTGATGTTGTTTGACAGCAAAGGGCGCTCCTTGTTCGACACCCGCACCGACCGGCGGGGTGAGTTTGAGTTTAAGGTGCTTCGGGGTGAGGTTTACGAAGTGCGCGTGGAGGTTGACGGCTTCCGGCCCCTAACCGAGAAGGTGGATCTGGACAATATTGACCAGAGCCGTTTGGTGGTTAGGAGAACGTTTGGGTTGAGGTAG
- a CDS encoding TlpA family protein disulfide reductase, whose product MQKIKHFWERYKQRGPVSIFWDAVLLTVLVLLVIPDGRVWVQRGLIQTGIFGSTKANEKQALDASTLNWQLADLNGNRFVLADFSDKPLFLNFWATWCAPCRAEMPSILSLMEQTGGEAHFVLVTYDPPEKVRAFLENHGWDLPVYFPLQNAPPELEASSLPTTLVINTANEIIHRSEGMRNWGSKKAVELVIGEDSREQEF is encoded by the coding sequence ATGCAAAAAATCAAGCATTTTTGGGAGCGTTACAAACAGCGAGGGCCGGTATCCATCTTTTGGGATGCAGTACTTTTGACGGTGCTCGTTCTATTGGTAATCCCCGATGGCAGAGTATGGGTTCAGCGCGGATTGATTCAAACCGGAATTTTCGGGAGCACGAAGGCCAATGAAAAGCAGGCGCTTGACGCTTCGACACTGAACTGGCAACTTGCCGACCTCAACGGCAACAGATTCGTTTTGGCGGATTTTTCGGACAAACCCTTGTTTCTGAATTTCTGGGCTACGTGGTGTGCACCTTGCCGTGCAGAGATGCCGTCTATCCTGTCATTGATGGAACAAACCGGTGGTGAAGCCCATTTTGTACTGGTTACCTACGACCCGCCCGAAAAAGTAAGGGCCTTTCTCGAAAACCACGGTTGGGACCTACCCGTGTATTTTCCCCTCCAAAACGCACCCCCTGAACTTGAGGCATCTTCGCTCCCAACTACCCTGGTCATCAACACCGCGAACGAAATCATCCACCGATCGGAAGGAATGCGGAATTGGGGAAGTAAGAAAGCCGTGGAGCTAGTAATTGGGGAAGACAGCAGGGAGCAAGAGTTTTGA
- a CDS encoding sigma-70 family RNA polymerase sigma factor produces MKSDDNYIIAEILRGNNRCLGELYRIHRDAFIKMVRRDFGANEEQAKDAFQEALIAFHQNICSKKLTELTCSVRSYLFQLGIHKILNLLKKERRLTYDNDLQLIQGKEFEDYMNEDRLESIQEQIGKALEKLPEDCRKVLKLYYYHNYDMDSIAREMGYKNADTAKSKKLLSMKKLLTELKRMTLLLLL; encoded by the coding sequence CTGAAATCCGACGACAATTATATCATCGCAGAAATTCTACGAGGTAACAACAGATGTCTTGGTGAACTGTACCGTATACATCGTGATGCCTTTATAAAAATGGTGCGACGGGATTTTGGTGCCAATGAGGAGCAGGCCAAGGATGCTTTTCAGGAAGCTCTGATTGCCTTTCATCAAAACATTTGCAGTAAAAAGCTGACGGAGCTTACCTGTAGTGTCCGGTCTTATTTGTTCCAGCTCGGAATACACAAAATCCTCAATCTTCTGAAAAAGGAGCGACGCCTGACTTACGATAACGATCTTCAATTGATTCAAGGGAAAGAATTCGAAGATTATATGAACGAAGACCGTTTAGAGTCTATTCAGGAACAAATTGGTAAGGCACTTGAAAAACTCCCCGAAGACTGCCGGAAAGTTTTGAAGTTGTATTACTACCACAACTATGATATGGATAGTATTGCCCGTGAAATGGGATACAAAAATGCCGATACGGCCAAATCGAAAAAGTTGCTGTCGATGAAAAAGTTGCTGACTGAATTGAAGAGAATGACATTGTTATTGTTGCTTTGA
- a CDS encoding tetratricopeptide repeat protein encodes MNIPEEYIILFESYGRGELSDQEKKDFEARLSYDTDFGEAFARFRLIEKGIQEHYRNELRDNFKEIDKELDSKSPGVINFRKLVWIGTSVAAVLLIGLSVYHNFSHDHKYKELALQYWPEEEGLPVKMSTAGKYDAAMNAYKQSQWAEAEALLTEISSSDTALYFLGIVHFKQENYTEALEHFSRVPEYSRWFPESEFRRALIFMIKNEPDSTSIILNRLMKAQSGCESKAKELLLKI; translated from the coding sequence ATGAACATACCCGAAGAATATATCATCTTGTTTGAGTCCTATGGACGGGGAGAACTTTCCGATCAGGAGAAGAAAGATTTTGAAGCGCGCTTATCGTACGATACGGATTTTGGGGAAGCTTTTGCCCGGTTCCGGCTTATTGAAAAAGGCATTCAGGAGCATTATCGCAATGAACTTCGGGATAATTTTAAGGAAATTGACAAAGAGCTGGATAGTAAATCTCCCGGTGTGATTAACTTCAGAAAGCTGGTCTGGATAGGTACATCGGTGGCCGCCGTGTTGCTCATTGGGTTGTCTGTTTACCACAATTTTTCCCACGATCACAAGTACAAAGAACTGGCACTACAATACTGGCCAGAGGAGGAAGGCCTGCCGGTAAAAATGAGCACAGCAGGTAAGTATGATGCCGCAATGAATGCCTATAAACAAAGTCAATGGGCAGAAGCCGAAGCATTACTCACGGAAATTTCTTCTTCGGATACCGCGCTGTATTTCCTGGGTATTGTGCATTTTAAACAAGAGAATTACACTGAAGCGTTGGAGCATTTCAGTAGAGTACCTGAATATTCACGTTGGTTTCCCGAAAGTGAGTTTAGACGGGCATTAATATTTATGATAAAAAATGAGCCTGACTCTACTTCCATTATTCTAAACCGTCTGATGAAGGCACAATCTGGGTGTGAAAGTAAGGCAAAAGAATTATTGCTGAAAATTTAG
- a CDS encoding CHAT domain-containing protein, whose translation MLKFPVFVLICFWSLFFHEINAQIEEVQHSARINQLLFSGQLVDAESEIQKLLADTSVSTAFQSELYTLRGFVYKIRGDVEQALVYWKKANALRNQLYKKGDYRLAWNYALLSSYHYEKIHHLQAKAFADSCRLLIQNLTTEQQLEIDIYRIWNILAQSDKLLATYDGYEYDKWHPVYSEVWRLYERSVEFQLAHQTPRHHLAKTYHLLGNAYQDMIGRGYQTPGKEQEGEQFFASANKYYNRALNIWAELYDDTHYEKALTHFVQAMSYWRVPIERQPEKYSASNKHFEKALNAWGISDSTNEELLRAIPNKIDLLMCLRVYSVNLIDVFHQTENPEYFDRLIQLNTIATSLWKIIHGEFTSKHINQYLATYHLIPYNLTYYLELEKQRLGRDFSLEKMFSANQRLKYFDLIKYSDGETRPKTHLSLQQLQQQLKPGECFLDLFLYLSKQNIVMAIFPDTVVTHSLPFPIRPRIKSLNASIINPDYNSYCENALSLYADMFGEIDFTGINKLYICPYGETNNIPFDALLCSDEGIDSKDYRKLDYFINRFETEYVLSSATFQSKPDTMPFSLALYAPAALANSSFSELPFSRQLAKTAEQQKWGKAFTDSVIDIAQLFNTPASVVHLSTHGLIEPDHSEYSELVLGHTRLRLNEVYQHKINSHLVVLNACNSSRGIVFTDDGVHGFTRAFFSAGARSVLSNLWEVDDKTSNRIMGEFYQHLRQGETSSSALRQAKHAHIAQAANSNQAAPYYWAGHWLVGRDIVFESEVLSEPFRFWQMAAVGLIVAITLGIWWRKR comes from the coding sequence ATGTTAAAATTTCCTGTATTTGTATTGATTTGTTTTTGGAGCCTGTTTTTCCATGAAATCAATGCGCAGATTGAGGAAGTGCAGCATTCGGCTAGAATAAATCAACTTTTGTTTTCCGGGCAACTCGTTGATGCCGAAAGTGAAATTCAAAAACTTCTTGCGGACACCTCAGTTTCAACGGCTTTTCAATCTGAACTTTACACCCTTCGCGGCTTTGTTTACAAAATCCGCGGTGACGTGGAACAGGCGCTCGTGTATTGGAAAAAGGCCAATGCGCTCAGAAATCAGTTATACAAGAAAGGCGACTACCGACTCGCGTGGAATTACGCCCTGCTTTCCAGTTATCACTACGAAAAAATTCACCATCTGCAGGCCAAAGCTTTTGCCGACAGTTGTCGCCTTCTGATTCAAAACCTGACGACTGAACAACAACTCGAAATTGATATTTACCGGATATGGAACATCCTTGCGCAATCGGATAAACTACTTGCCACTTATGATGGATATGAATACGACAAATGGCATCCTGTGTACTCCGAAGTTTGGAGGCTATACGAACGCTCAGTTGAATTTCAATTGGCGCACCAAACACCAAGGCACCACCTGGCCAAAACCTACCACCTGCTTGGTAATGCATACCAGGACATGATTGGTCGTGGATATCAAACACCTGGGAAAGAGCAGGAAGGTGAACAGTTTTTTGCTTCTGCGAATAAGTACTACAACCGGGCGTTGAACATTTGGGCCGAATTGTATGATGACACACACTATGAAAAGGCACTTACCCATTTTGTACAGGCCATGAGTTATTGGCGCGTCCCCATCGAAAGGCAACCTGAAAAATATTCTGCTTCGAACAAACACTTTGAAAAAGCATTGAACGCGTGGGGGATTTCAGATTCCACCAACGAGGAATTGTTGCGCGCTATCCCGAACAAGATTGATCTTTTGATGTGCCTCAGGGTTTATTCCGTGAACTTGATTGACGTATTCCACCAAACAGAGAACCCGGAATATTTTGACCGGCTGATTCAGCTCAACACCATCGCCACTTCACTTTGGAAAATTATTCACGGGGAGTTTACATCCAAACACATTAATCAGTATCTGGCCACTTATCACCTTATTCCCTACAATCTCACTTATTATCTTGAGCTGGAAAAACAACGACTGGGAAGAGATTTTTCTCTTGAAAAAATGTTTTCGGCCAATCAGCGATTGAAATACTTTGATCTTATCAAGTATTCTGACGGAGAGACACGGCCAAAGACACATCTTTCCCTTCAACAACTTCAGCAGCAGCTCAAACCGGGCGAGTGTTTCCTGGACTTGTTTCTTTACCTATCGAAACAGAACATAGTCATGGCCATATTCCCCGACACGGTGGTGACACATTCTCTGCCATTCCCCATTCGACCGCGAATCAAGAGCCTCAATGCGTCAATTATCAACCCGGACTACAACAGCTATTGTGAAAATGCGCTGAGCCTTTATGCCGACATGTTCGGCGAAATAGACTTTACGGGCATTAACAAGCTGTATATCTGTCCGTACGGCGAAACGAATAACATTCCGTTTGACGCACTGCTCTGTTCTGATGAAGGAATAGATTCCAAAGATTACCGAAAGCTGGATTACTTTATCAATCGTTTTGAAACAGAATACGTGCTTTCCTCTGCTACATTTCAGTCGAAACCGGATACGATGCCATTCTCATTGGCACTTTATGCACCGGCAGCGCTTGCCAATAGCTCATTTTCTGAATTGCCTTTTTCGCGGCAGTTGGCTAAAACAGCGGAGCAACAGAAGTGGGGAAAAGCGTTTACCGATTCGGTCATTGATATCGCTCAATTGTTCAATACCCCCGCATCGGTGGTTCACCTCAGCACGCATGGTCTTATCGAACCCGATCATTCGGAATATTCTGAATTGGTGCTGGGGCACACCAGATTGAGATTAAACGAGGTTTATCAGCACAAAATCAATTCCCATTTGGTGGTGCTGAATGCTTGTAATTCGTCGCGGGGAATAGTATTTACCGACGATGGTGTACACGGCTTTACCCGCGCTTTTTTCAGCGCCGGTGCCCGATCCGTGCTCAGCAACCTGTGGGAGGTGGACGACAAAACCTCCAATCGTATTATGGGTGAATTCTACCAGCATCTGCGCCAAGGCGAAACTTCTTCCTCCGCCTTGCGACAGGCGAAACATGCGCACATCGCACAAGCGGCAAATTCAAACCAGGCCGCGCCGTATTATTGGGCAGGGCATTGGCTGGTGGGGCGGGATATCGTGTTCGAATCTGAAGTGCTTTCCGAACCTTTTCGTTTTTGGCAAATGGCCGCTGTGGGATTGATTGTCGCGATTACGTTGGGTATATGGTGGCGAAAACGGTGA
- a CDS encoding T9SS C-terminal target domain-containing protein: MQVYPAYRAIRRLCACVCFLTMDENLQLVCSGLEVCWCRLGYQHPPWVARTEKVGLCIIRATCIETIMKPFYIATVVALSSFSISLAQNLEPHIGLSSQPQPSDSICPIPLAPSFMDNEGYMVGEVVADFTLYSHDGQEVTLSEVLAENKPVLLVGSNYSCWRFRDQIAPINAIVDYYGDLLNAYYVYTVEAHPHIDISPYNGQLWTGQRNFDDGVLIRQAVTYGDRLEAIDEMLENYTPIPQILVDGPCNEFWLNYGQMPNHAYLIDRHGIVQIRQTWVNSPPADLWCELGEYFDDITPNCNDAGVNGSFEVVIDEEAGTVGYGFPGETIIVPVMINNLSETDNVHIEINRTEVYTPDSWQTSLCVDICLAPTVNTTTTVIPPGGSQSFSFYFFTGADGEASGSGIVRFSNAVNSGNIEYVEFSAITLIPTNVDSENQNPLQVYPVPASNMLFLERNGYEPMPWQIFSLSGALIQEGTMVSGRHEIDISNLPAGSYLLRGGSNEQWEVKRFVKM, from the coding sequence ATGCAGGTTTATCCTGCGTACAGAGCTATTCGTCGATTGTGTGCTTGTGTGTGCTTTCTGACGATGGATGAAAACCTGCAGTTGGTTTGTAGTGGTTTGGAAGTATGTTGGTGCCGTTTAGGATACCAACATCCACCATGGGTTGCAAGAACAGAAAAGGTGGGTCTTTGTATTATTAGGGCAACCTGTATTGAAACCATTATGAAACCATTTTACATTGCGACTGTCGTCGCGTTGTCTAGTTTTTCTATCTCCTTAGCTCAGAACCTTGAGCCCCACATTGGGTTGAGTTCGCAGCCGCAGCCTTCAGATTCTATTTGCCCTATTCCGCTGGCACCATCCTTCATGGATAATGAAGGTTATATGGTAGGAGAGGTAGTAGCTGATTTTACCCTTTATTCCCATGATGGACAAGAAGTAACACTTTCTGAGGTCCTGGCGGAAAATAAACCGGTTTTACTGGTAGGATCCAACTATTCATGTTGGCGTTTTCGCGATCAGATTGCGCCTATTAATGCCATCGTAGACTACTATGGCGATTTGTTGAATGCCTATTATGTCTATACGGTTGAAGCCCATCCACATATTGACATTTCGCCTTACAATGGTCAATTGTGGACCGGCCAACGCAATTTTGACGACGGTGTGCTTATTCGTCAGGCTGTAACTTACGGCGACAGGCTCGAGGCCATTGATGAAATGCTGGAGAACTATACCCCCATACCTCAGATTCTGGTAGATGGACCGTGTAATGAGTTTTGGCTGAACTACGGTCAAATGCCGAACCATGCTTATCTCATAGATCGTCATGGCATCGTACAGATACGCCAAACCTGGGTTAATTCGCCTCCCGCCGATTTGTGGTGTGAGCTTGGAGAGTATTTTGATGACATTACCCCCAACTGCAATGATGCCGGAGTAAACGGCAGTTTCGAGGTGGTGATTGATGAAGAGGCGGGAACGGTAGGTTATGGGTTTCCTGGTGAAACAATCATAGTTCCGGTGATGATTAATAACCTTTCCGAAACAGACAATGTGCACATAGAAATCAACCGTACAGAAGTCTATACACCTGATTCCTGGCAAACTTCCCTTTGTGTGGATATATGTTTAGCCCCTACTGTAAATACTACTACGACCGTGATTCCTCCGGGGGGCTCGCAGTCATTCAGCTTCTACTTTTTTACCGGTGCAGACGGTGAAGCTTCAGGTTCCGGGATTGTGCGTTTCAGCAATGCTGTGAACAGTGGAAACATCGAATACGTAGAATTTTCCGCTATCACACTTATTCCCACCAATGTGGATTCCGAAAACCAAAACCCCTTACAAGTTTACCCTGTTCCTGCCAGCAACATGCTCTTTCTTGAGCGGAATGGGTACGAACCCATGCCCTGGCAGATCTTTTCTTTAAGTGGAGCCTTGATTCAGGAAGGTACCATGGTTTCTGGACGCCATGAAATCGATATCAGTAACTTGCCGGCAGGAAGTTACCTGCTTCGCGGCGGCAGCAATGAGCAATGGGAGGTGAAGAGGTTTGTGAAAATGTAA